Within the Pseudonocardia alni genome, the region CGTCGCGCGAGGCGGACAGCTCCGCCACCGCCCGCTCGGTCTCGGCCGCGATCTCCTTCGTGTCCGGGGCGCCCGCGCAGAGCACGACCTGCGCCGACGGGTCGAACCGGTGTGCCGCCGCGACCAGGTGCCCGAGGCCCTTCTGCCGGGTGATCCGGCCGACGAACACCACGAGCGGCCGGTCCGGGTCGACGCCGTGGGCGAGCAGCGCGTCGCGGGCCGGGTCGGGCGCGTAGAACTGCGTGTCGATGCCGTTGTGCACCACGTGCACCAGGTCCGGGTCGATCGCGGGGTAGGCGTTCAGCACGTCGCGGCGCATGCCGTGGGAGACCGCGATGACGGCGTCCGCCGCCTCGTAGGCGGTCCGCTCCACCCACGACGACAGCCGGTACCCGCCGCCGAGCTGCTCGGCCTTCCACGGCCGCAGCGGCTCCAGCGAGTGGGCCGTGACCACGTGCGGGCGCCCGTGCAGCAGACCGCCGATGTGGCCCGCCATGTTGGCGTACCAGGTGTGGGAGTGCAGCACGTCGCAGCGCTCCAGCTCGGCGGCCATCGACAGGTCCACCCCGAGCGTGGTCAGCGCCGCGTTCGCCCCGTCCGGCAGCGGCGGCGCGGAGTGTGCGCGCGCGTCGGCCGGGGCGTTGCTGCCCGGTTCGGCGAAGCAGTGCACGTCGACGTCGACGAGCTCCCGCAGGGCGGGGACGAGATGTCCCACGTGGACTCCGGCGCCGCCGTAGACGGCGGGCGGGTATTCACGGGTGAGAAGGCCGACGCGCACGGGCCGGGACGCTACCGGGGCGGGCGGGCGGACGCGGCGCGAGGAGTCCGCCGGGCGATCGCTGCGTCCGATCCGGTCCGACCCTGCCCGGCGGGGCCGGACGTATGGCCCCGCCACCGGGCGCCCACTAGTGTTCACGCCATGCGACCGACCGCGTCCGGACGTCTTCCCGGAAGGGTTCTCGGCATCGTGCTGGCCGGTGGCGAGGGGAAGCGGCTCTGGCCGCTCACCGCGGACCGTGCCAAGCCCGCCGTCCCGTTCGGTGGCAACTACCGGCTCATCGACTTCGTGCTGTCCAACCTCGTGAACTGCGGGATGGACCGGCTGTGCGTGCTGACCCAGTACAAGTCGCACTCGCTGGACCGGCACATCTCGACGACGTGGCGGCTGTCGTCGGTGCTCGACCAGTACATCACCACCGTCCCGGCCCAGCAGCGGCTCGGCAGGCGCTGGTACACCGGCTCGGCGGACGCGATCTTCCAGAGCCTCA harbors:
- the glgA gene encoding glycogen synthase, producing MRVGLLTREYPPAVYGGAGVHVGHLVPALRELVDVDVHCFAEPGSNAPADARAHSAPPLPDGANAALTTLGVDLSMAAELERCDVLHSHTWYANMAGHIGGLLHGRPHVVTAHSLEPLRPWKAEQLGGGYRLSSWVERTAYEAADAVIAVSHGMRRDVLNAYPAIDPDLVHVVHNGIDTQFYAPDPARDALLAHGVDPDRPLVVFVGRITRQKGLGHLVAAAHRFDPSAQVVLCAGAPDTKEIAAETERAVAELSASRDGVVWIQRMLATAEVRQLLSAATVFVCPSVYEPLGIVNLEAMACGTAVVASDVGGIPEVVDDGATGLLAHYDPADTAAFEAALAEAVNALVADPRRAATMGERGRERAVAEFAWAEMARRTLEVYESVA